The following proteins are encoded in a genomic region of Sorangiineae bacterium MSr12523:
- a CDS encoding cytochrome c: MRAYFGNNFRSLSISLVAVSLGAATVALTTGCDRAPSASDAREWTPADHDRVEERGRLQSGAQAAPPAKAGGSAAAQAGAAAPAGEDSVVALTWHNQCASCHGIGGRGDGPNGPMLKAPDLTRAEWQAKVSDADIANVIRNGKNQMPRFDLSDKVVAGLVARVRAVRGK; this comes from the coding sequence TTGAGAGCTTATTTCGGCAATAATTTCCGCAGCTTATCTATCAGCCTGGTCGCGGTATCGCTGGGCGCCGCCACGGTTGCGTTGACCACCGGTTGCGATCGCGCCCCCTCCGCCTCGGATGCCCGCGAGTGGACCCCCGCCGACCACGACCGCGTCGAGGAACGGGGCCGGCTGCAGTCCGGCGCCCAAGCCGCTCCCCCCGCCAAAGCGGGCGGCAGCGCCGCGGCACAAGCCGGAGCCGCTGCGCCGGCTGGAGAGGACTCCGTGGTTGCCCTCACGTGGCACAATCAGTGCGCATCGTGCCACGGCATTGGCGGGCGCGGGGACGGCCCCAACGGCCCGATGTTGAAGGCGCCGGATCTCACCCGCGCCGAATGGCAAGCCAAGGTGAGCGACGCGGACATCGCCAACGTGATTCGCAATGGCAAAAATCAGATGCCGCGATTCGATCTCTCGGACAAAGTCGTAGCCGGTCTCGTTGCCCGGGTTCGCGCCGTACGTGGAAAGTAG
- the panB gene encoding 3-methyl-2-oxobutanoate hydroxymethyltransferase, with amino-acid sequence MYSNAGAPGKAAGKKITVPDLRGRKVAQGGDAIAMVTAYDYTMARLVDEAGVDAILVGDSLGMVVQGLSNTIPVTLEEIAYHGRAVQRAGVRAHVVGDLPFMSYQVSVAQAVESAGRLMKEGLFESVKLEGGLEFAEQVYRLVRSGIPVMGHIGLLPQTVHALGGFKVQGRGDEAEQKLIADARAIEQAGAFAIVLEAIPPDVAARVTAEIGIPTIGIGAGAACDGQVLVCTDLLGLTSGKAPKFAKRFADLGEQAVRAVAEYVSEVRDGTFPSAQHSYKPNRPAGDHSVIASSDSQERLHAIDEPLAIDFWN; translated from the coding sequence ATGTACTCGAATGCAGGGGCCCCCGGTAAGGCGGCTGGAAAAAAGATCACCGTCCCCGATCTGCGCGGACGCAAGGTTGCCCAGGGCGGCGACGCCATCGCGATGGTGACGGCGTACGACTACACCATGGCGCGTCTCGTCGATGAGGCGGGGGTGGATGCCATCCTGGTGGGCGACTCGCTGGGCATGGTGGTGCAGGGTCTTTCGAACACCATCCCGGTCACCTTGGAAGAGATCGCGTACCACGGCCGTGCCGTTCAGCGCGCAGGGGTGCGGGCGCACGTCGTCGGGGATCTGCCGTTCATGAGCTACCAAGTTTCCGTGGCGCAGGCCGTGGAGAGCGCCGGGCGCCTCATGAAGGAGGGGCTTTTCGAGAGCGTGAAGCTCGAAGGCGGGCTCGAATTCGCCGAGCAGGTCTACCGGCTCGTGCGCTCGGGCATTCCCGTGATGGGCCACATCGGGCTGCTCCCGCAAACGGTGCACGCGCTGGGTGGCTTCAAGGTGCAGGGCAGGGGAGACGAAGCGGAGCAGAAGCTCATTGCCGATGCCCGCGCCATCGAGCAGGCTGGCGCGTTCGCCATCGTGCTCGAGGCCATCCCGCCGGACGTCGCCGCCCGCGTGACCGCGGAAATCGGGATCCCGACGATTGGCATCGGCGCGGGCGCGGCCTGTGACGGGCAGGTTCTCGTCTGTACCGACTTGCTCGGGCTCACCTCGGGCAAGGCTCCCAAGTTCGCCAAGCGCTTCGCCGACCTGGGCGAGCAAGCCGTGCGTGCGGTCGCCGAATACGTCTCCGAGGTTCGCGACGGCACATTCCCCTCGGCCCAACACAGCTACAAGCCAAACCGCCCCGCCGGCGATCACTCGGTCATCGCATCCAGCGACAGCCAAGAGCGCCTCCACGCCATCGACGAGCCCCTAGCCATCGATTTCTGGAACTGA
- the preA gene encoding NAD-dependent dihydropyrimidine dehydrogenase subunit PreA has product MADLSIDFAGIRSPNPFWLASAPPANSGEQVMRAFDAGWGGAVWKTLGDPIVNVSSRFGAVDYAGQKVMGFNNIELITDRGLEVNLREIREVKKRYPKHAVIASLMTETKEDWKVLIRRCEDAGVDGLELNFGCPHGMCERGMGSSVGQEPKLLQEITAWTKEFAKTPVLVKLTPNIGDILDPGIAAVKGGADGLSLINTIKSIIGVDLDRMVPEPRVGNASTNGGYCGPAVKPIAMHMVASLARDPEVTIPISGIGGISNWRDAAEFIALGSTSVQVCTAVMHYGFRIVEDMIDGLSNYLDEHGMTSVRQLVGRAIPGFREWGDLDLGYQIVAKIDANKCIGCQLCVAACQDGAHQCIFTGPNDQQRPPHAHYPGTAKAPRPQILGTQAGDRVPWVDEPECVGCNLCALVCPVPGCITMVETSNETGDTWNRRVQEGRDKVPGGIHE; this is encoded by the coding sequence ATGGCGGATTTGAGCATCGATTTTGCGGGCATCCGGAGTCCCAACCCGTTCTGGCTGGCGTCGGCACCGCCGGCGAACAGCGGCGAGCAAGTCATGCGCGCCTTCGACGCGGGATGGGGCGGCGCAGTGTGGAAGACGCTGGGCGATCCCATCGTGAACGTGTCGAGCCGCTTCGGCGCGGTGGACTACGCCGGGCAGAAGGTGATGGGCTTCAACAACATCGAGCTCATCACCGATCGCGGCCTGGAGGTGAACCTCCGCGAGATCCGCGAGGTGAAAAAGCGCTACCCGAAGCACGCGGTCATCGCCTCGTTGATGACGGAGACGAAGGAGGACTGGAAGGTCCTCATCCGCCGCTGCGAGGACGCAGGTGTCGACGGCCTCGAGCTCAACTTCGGTTGCCCGCACGGCATGTGCGAGCGCGGCATGGGTTCGTCGGTGGGCCAGGAGCCAAAGCTCCTTCAAGAGATCACGGCGTGGACGAAGGAGTTTGCCAAAACGCCGGTGCTGGTGAAGCTCACGCCGAACATCGGTGACATTTTGGATCCGGGCATTGCCGCGGTGAAGGGCGGCGCGGACGGGCTTTCGCTGATCAACACGATCAAGAGCATCATCGGTGTCGATTTGGACCGCATGGTGCCGGAGCCGCGGGTGGGCAATGCCTCGACCAATGGCGGCTACTGCGGACCTGCGGTGAAGCCCATCGCGATGCACATGGTGGCCTCCCTCGCGCGCGATCCGGAAGTGACCATTCCGATTAGCGGCATAGGCGGTATTTCGAATTGGCGCGACGCCGCCGAGTTCATCGCCCTCGGGTCCACCAGCGTGCAGGTTTGCACGGCGGTGATGCACTACGGATTCCGCATCGTCGAGGACATGATCGACGGATTGAGCAATTACCTCGACGAGCACGGCATGACGAGCGTGCGCCAGCTCGTGGGACGGGCCATCCCCGGCTTCCGCGAATGGGGCGATCTCGATCTGGGCTACCAAATCGTGGCCAAGATCGACGCCAACAAGTGCATCGGCTGCCAACTCTGCGTGGCCGCCTGCCAGGACGGCGCCCACCAATGCATCTTCACGGGCCCCAACGACCAACAGCGCCCCCCGCACGCGCACTACCCCGGCACCGCCAAGGCCCCGCGCCCGCAAATCCTGGGCACCCAGGCCGGCGACCGCGTCCCCTGGGTCGACGAGCCCGAGTGCGTGGGTTGCAACCTATGCGCCCTCGTATGCCCCGTCCCCGGTTGCATCACGATGGTCGAAACCTCGAACGAAACCGGCGACACCTGGAACCGTCGCGTGCAAGAGGGCCGCGACAAAGTCCCTGGCGGCATTCACGAATAG
- a CDS encoding NAD(P)-dependent oxidoreductase, with the protein MKSVLPQQRDELELKDKKPLYSAAEAKAEADRCLYCQDAPCIKACPTEIDIPTFIKKIATDNVRGSAKTIFEQNLLGYSCARVCPVEVLCVGACVYNAWHREPIQIGRLQRYATEKATQPGKPPLFTSAPPSGKKVALIGAGPASLACAGYLALQGHAAVIFEKRPYAGGLNTTGIAPYKLHAEDSLHEVEWVQSLGVEVKTGMELGKDIFGKDLLRDYDAVYLGVGLGEDTKLRIPGEEGDGIYGATAWIEAMKLTPTAGRKLGRVLVVGGGNTAIDVARECALLGATEVTMVYRRDAASMSGYHHEMEGARKEGVRLVTRATPVAFERDAQGKLTGLKVAVDGTEQVLPCDMVALAIGQSKMHAIAAEFPGVELDARGCIVADPTNGATGNAKVFSGGDCINGGKEVVNAVADGRNTARYLEQSWK; encoded by the coding sequence GTGAAATCCGTACTTCCGCAACAACGCGACGAGCTGGAACTCAAGGACAAGAAGCCGCTCTATTCGGCGGCCGAAGCGAAGGCCGAGGCCGACCGCTGTTTGTATTGCCAAGATGCGCCGTGCATCAAAGCCTGTCCCACGGAGATCGACATTCCGACCTTCATCAAGAAGATCGCGACCGACAACGTGCGGGGCAGTGCCAAAACGATCTTCGAGCAAAACCTGCTTGGCTATTCGTGCGCGCGCGTCTGTCCTGTGGAAGTGCTTTGCGTCGGGGCGTGCGTGTACAACGCATGGCATCGCGAGCCCATCCAGATAGGGCGACTTCAGCGCTACGCGACGGAGAAGGCCACCCAACCGGGTAAGCCGCCGCTGTTCACGTCGGCACCGCCCAGTGGGAAGAAGGTGGCGCTCATCGGTGCGGGCCCGGCGTCGCTTGCATGTGCCGGCTATTTGGCACTCCAGGGACACGCGGCCGTCATCTTCGAAAAGCGTCCTTATGCGGGCGGGCTCAATACGACGGGCATCGCGCCGTACAAGCTTCACGCGGAGGATTCGCTGCACGAGGTGGAATGGGTGCAGTCCCTCGGTGTGGAGGTGAAGACGGGCATGGAGCTCGGCAAAGACATATTCGGTAAGGACTTACTTCGCGATTACGATGCCGTGTACCTGGGCGTCGGCCTCGGCGAGGACACGAAGCTGCGCATCCCCGGAGAAGAGGGCGACGGCATCTACGGCGCGACGGCGTGGATCGAGGCGATGAAGCTCACGCCGACGGCGGGACGGAAACTCGGGCGCGTGCTGGTCGTCGGGGGCGGCAACACGGCCATCGACGTGGCGCGTGAGTGCGCACTGCTCGGTGCAACCGAGGTCACCATGGTGTACCGGCGCGACGCCGCGTCGATGAGTGGGTATCACCACGAGATGGAGGGCGCCCGCAAAGAGGGAGTGCGCCTGGTGACGCGGGCGACCCCGGTGGCGTTCGAGCGCGATGCGCAGGGAAAATTGACGGGGCTCAAGGTTGCGGTGGACGGCACCGAACAGGTGCTCCCCTGCGACATGGTCGCCCTGGCGATCGGGCAGTCGAAGATGCACGCCATTGCGGCGGAGTTCCCCGGTGTGGAGCTCGATGCCCGAGGATGCATCGTGGCGGACCCCACGAACGGAGCAACGGGCAACGCCAAGGTGTTCAGCGGTGGCGATTGCATCAACGGTGGCAAAGAAGTGGTGAACGCCGTGGCGGATGGTCGAAACACCGCGCGGTATTTGGAGCAGTCCTGGAAATAG
- the hydA gene encoding dihydropyrimidinase, with product MGRTLIQGGIVVTAVDTYEADLAVVDGKIAAIFGPGAAPAIQFDRTLDAKGKYVFPGGIDAHTHLDMPFGGTTSSDDFETGTLAAAHGGTTSIVDFAIQTKGDALRKGLDAWHAKAEGKTAIDYAFHMIMTDVNESTAAEMGTLVNEGITSFKLFMAYPGVLYADDGMIFRAMQRAGEIGALICMHAENGIPIDILISQALAKGHTAPKYHTITRPQIAEAEGTHRAICLAEMAGSPVYIVHLSAERALKQVVEARDRGLPAYAETCPQYLFCSDDDLARTEGEYGAFEGAKFVCTPPLRPKAMQEDLWRGLRTNDLQVVSTDHCPFCMKGQKELGRDSFAKVPNGMPGIETRLYLLWDGGVRTGRISMNRFVEITSTAPAKIFGLYPRKGTIAVGADADLVVWDPEKKHVLSQKTLHMRVDYSPFEGQEVTGGPAYVLSRGNVIVEDGKYVGKRGDGRFIKRSTFGL from the coding sequence ATGGGACGAACACTCATTCAAGGCGGTATTGTCGTCACGGCGGTCGATACCTACGAAGCGGATCTTGCTGTTGTCGACGGAAAGATAGCAGCTATTTTCGGCCCTGGCGCAGCGCCGGCCATCCAGTTCGATCGCACCCTGGACGCGAAAGGCAAATACGTCTTTCCGGGCGGCATCGATGCGCACACGCACTTGGACATGCCCTTTGGCGGCACGACCTCGAGCGACGACTTCGAGACCGGCACGCTCGCCGCGGCCCATGGAGGTACGACGAGCATCGTCGACTTTGCCATCCAGACGAAGGGTGACGCGCTCCGCAAGGGCCTCGATGCGTGGCACGCCAAGGCCGAGGGCAAGACCGCCATCGACTACGCGTTCCACATGATCATGACCGATGTGAATGAGTCCACCGCGGCCGAGATGGGCACCCTGGTCAATGAAGGTATCACCTCGTTCAAGCTCTTCATGGCCTACCCGGGTGTGCTCTACGCCGATGACGGGATGATCTTCCGCGCCATGCAGCGCGCGGGTGAGATCGGCGCGCTCATCTGCATGCATGCGGAAAACGGAATACCGATCGATATCCTCATTTCCCAGGCCCTCGCCAAAGGGCATACCGCGCCCAAGTACCACACGATCACCCGCCCGCAGATCGCCGAAGCGGAGGGCACGCACCGGGCGATCTGCCTGGCCGAGATGGCCGGCTCGCCTGTATACATCGTGCACCTATCGGCCGAAAGGGCTCTTAAGCAAGTGGTCGAGGCGCGCGATCGAGGTCTGCCGGCGTACGCGGAAACCTGCCCGCAATACCTTTTCTGCTCCGATGACGATCTCGCACGGACGGAGGGTGAATATGGAGCGTTCGAGGGGGCCAAGTTCGTTTGCACACCGCCGCTGCGCCCCAAGGCCATGCAGGAAGACCTCTGGAGGGGCCTGCGCACCAACGATTTGCAAGTGGTTTCAACCGACCACTGTCCATTTTGCATGAAGGGCCAGAAGGAGCTCGGCCGCGACTCGTTCGCCAAAGTACCGAACGGCATGCCCGGTATCGAGACACGCCTTTACCTCTTGTGGGATGGCGGCGTACGCACCGGCCGCATTTCGATGAACCGCTTCGTCGAGATCACCAGCACCGCCCCGGCGAAAATTTTTGGCCTTTACCCGAGGAAAGGTACCATCGCGGTTGGGGCAGACGCCGACCTCGTGGTGTGGGATCCCGAAAAGAAGCATGTACTCAGCCAGAAGACCCTGCACATGCGCGTCGACTACTCGCCCTTCGAAGGTCAGGAAGTCACAGGCGGTCCTGCATATGTTCTTTCCCGCGGCAACGTGATAGTTGAGGACGGAAAGTACGTCGGAAAGAGGGGGGACGGACGATTCATTAAGCGATCAACCTTCGGATTGTGA
- a CDS encoding acyltransferase: MPRNVKVGLIQMATPFDPAWDIARIKKDALERHLPLIDEAGKSGVQILGLQEIFNGPYFCPSQDPKWYDAAEGCPGPTTELLAGYAKKYGMAIVVPIYERDLPGVYYNTAAVIDADGTYLGKYRKNHIPHTNGFWEKYFFKPGNLGYPVFNTRFGKVGVYICYDRHFPEGARLLGLNGAEIVFNPSATVAGLSQYLWKLEQPAHAVANGYFVAASNRVGTEGPWNIGRFYGTSYIVDPRGNFLATASEDKDELITAVTDLDQIEEVRKTWQFYRDRRPETYGDMTKI; this comes from the coding sequence ATGCCGAGAAACGTCAAAGTCGGTTTGATTCAAATGGCGACGCCGTTCGATCCGGCGTGGGACATCGCGCGCATCAAGAAGGACGCGCTGGAGCGTCACCTCCCCCTCATCGACGAGGCGGGCAAGAGCGGCGTGCAGATCCTCGGGCTGCAGGAGATCTTCAACGGCCCGTACTTCTGCCCGAGCCAGGATCCGAAGTGGTACGACGCGGCTGAGGGGTGTCCGGGACCGACGACGGAGCTGCTCGCCGGCTACGCGAAGAAGTACGGCATGGCGATCGTGGTGCCCATCTACGAGCGCGATCTGCCCGGCGTCTATTACAACACCGCCGCGGTCATCGACGCGGACGGTACGTACCTGGGCAAGTACCGGAAGAACCACATTCCGCACACCAACGGCTTCTGGGAGAAGTACTTCTTCAAGCCGGGCAATCTGGGCTACCCGGTGTTCAACACGCGCTTCGGCAAGGTCGGCGTGTACATCTGCTACGACCGCCACTTCCCGGAGGGCGCGCGCCTGCTGGGCCTCAACGGCGCGGAAATCGTGTTCAATCCGTCGGCCACGGTCGCCGGCCTTTCGCAGTACCTGTGGAAGCTCGAGCAGCCTGCGCACGCCGTCGCCAACGGCTACTTCGTCGCGGCCTCGAACCGCGTCGGCACCGAAGGCCCTTGGAACATCGGCCGCTTCTACGGCACCAGCTACATCGTCGACCCGCGCGGGAACTTCCTCGCGACGGCCTCCGAGGACAAGGACGAGCTCATCACCGCGGTGACGGATCTCGACCAAATCGAGGAAGTCCGCAAGACCTGGCAATTCTACCGCGACCGCCGCCCCGAAACGTACGGCGACATGACCAAGATTTAG